The Musa acuminata AAA Group cultivar baxijiao chromosome BXJ2-2, Cavendish_Baxijiao_AAA, whole genome shotgun sequence genome has a segment encoding these proteins:
- the LOC135605909 gene encoding probable nucleoredoxin 1-1, which translates to MAAKVAVSDVVSLLSGDKRDFLLRNNGDKVAISSLDGKVVGLYFSASWCRPRRRFTPLLIEVYDELSSKGQCQFEIVIVPADHDEDSFDRYFSKMPWLAIPFADSNTRKKLDMLFRVGGIPHLVILDASGKVLNEQGIEAVREYGAEGYPFTPEKINRLREEEEEAAKKEQSLPRLLVSPSRDYLISNDGSKVIDDLLVGREATVLIHQLTICHHLIDTESKHVAVSDLEGKIVVLYFSIGAFTCCAEFTPVLAQIYRKLKEARESFEVVLVSLDDEKSSYEQDLASMPWLAIPFEDKNRQKLGRCFDVRANPALVVIGADGKTMDVNYAELVEEHGFDAWEAFPFSQERLDLMAEKAKAKMDAQTLEYLLVSGDLDYVIGKQGSKVPVKELVGATILLYFSACWCGRYREFAAGLIEEYQKIKSMDSSFEMVFISSDRDQDSFEEFFSGMPWLALPFGDERRKYFSRTFRVRGIPSLVAIGPTGRTLTKDARNLLTIHGADAYPFSEERIKELEQKIEEMAKGWPEKVKRDLHGHELVLTRCKTYCCDGCGEMGSRWSYSCIGCNVDFHPKCALKEEKKEDEDEGRDGRIRV; encoded by the exons atggcAGCGAAGGTGGCAGTGAGCGATGTGGTGTCGCTGCTCTCAGGCGACAAGAGGGACTTCCTCCTCCGTAACAATGGCGACAAG GTGGCGATCAGCAGTCTTGACGGGAAAGTGGTTGGTCTCTACTTCTCGGCTTCATGGTGCAGACCCCGCAGACGCTTCACTCCTCTGCTGATCGAAGTATACGATGAGCTCTCCTCGAAGGGCCAGTGCCAATTTGAGATTGTCATCGTGCCAGCTGATCACGACGAGGACTCCTTTGATAGATACTTTTCGAAGATGCCGTGGTTGGCAATCCCATTTGCAGACTCTAACACACGTAAAAAGCTCGATATGCTTTTCAGGGTCGGAGGCATACCCCACCTTGTCATCCTCGATGCCAGCGGCAAGGTCCTTAATGAACAAGGTATCGAAGCTGTGCGAGAATACGGTGCAGAGGGGTATCCATTTACTCCTGAGAAGATCAACCGgttgagggaggaggaagaggaggctgcCAAGAAGGAACAGTCTCTTCCAAGACTGTTGGTTTCGCCCTCCCGAGACTACTTGATCTCCAATGATGGGTCCAAGGTAATCGATGACCTCCTTGTAGGAAGAGAAGCTACAGTTTTGATCCACCAGCTTACCATCTGTCACCACCTGATCGATACTGAATCGAAGCATGTTGCCGTGTCGGATCTCGAAGGGAAGATAGTGGTTTTGTACTTCTCGATCGGTGCTTTCACCTGTTGCGCTGAGTTCACTCCGGTGCTGGCTCAAATCTATAGGAAGCTCAAGGAAGCCCGGGAGAGCTTTGAGGTTGTGCTGGTGTCGTTAGATGATGAGAAATCGTCCTATGAACAAGACCTGGCGAGCATGCCATGGCTCGCGATTCCTTTCGAGGACAAGAACCGTCAGAAGCTTGGCCGCTGCTTTGATGTCAGGGCCAACCCAGCCTTGGTTGTGATTGGTGCCGATGGCAAAACTATGGATGTCAATTACGCTGAGCTCGTCGAAGAACATGGATTTGATGCGTGGGAAGCGTTCCCGTTTTCTCAGGAGAGGTTGGATTTGATGGCAGAGAAGGCAAAGGCCAAAATGGATGCACAGACACTGGAATATCTTCTTGTCTCTGGGGACCTCGATTATGTAATTGGGAAACAAGGCTCGAAG GTTCCGGTGAAGGAGCTTGTCGGCGCGACCATCCTCCTCTACTTCTCAGCTTGCTGGTGCGGTCGATACCGCGAATTTGCTGCCGGGCTGATCGAGGAATATCAAAAGATCAAGAGCATGGACAGTTCTTTCGAGATGGTCTTCATCTCCAGCGACCGCGATCAGGATTCTTTCGAGGAGTTCTTCTCAGGCATGCCTTGGTTGGCGCTGCCGTTTGGTGATGAGAGGAGGAAATATTTTAGCCGCACTTTTAGAGTCCGTGGCATCCCCTCCCTGGTTGCCATTGGTCCTACGGGTCGGACTCTCACAAAGGACGCAAGGAATCTGTTAACGATCCATGGAGCTGATGCCTACCCGTTCAGCGAGGAGAGGATCAaggagttggagcagaagattgaggaGATGGCAAAGGGGTGGCCTGAGAAGGTGAAGCGTGATCTCCATGGGCACGAGCTTGTGCTGACCCGCTGCAAGACGTATTGCTGTGATGGCTGCGGCGAGATGGGAAGTAGGTGGTCCTACAGCTGCATCGGGTGCAATGTCGATTTCCACCCCAAATGTGCattgaaggaggagaagaaggaagacgaAGATGAAGGACGTGATGGAAGGATACGCGTGTGA
- the LOC135583613 gene encoding protein FAR1-RELATED SEQUENCE 5-like isoform X1, whose amino-acid sequence MQFEQDQDLEVHDNTGDDRSEVPPRCIRCGISANATPHMRRGPEGPRTLCNACGIAWTKNLYKQGKLRRMIDSNSPAYEITMAKLVPEIDMEFESEEKAYEFYNKYAGHVGFSVRKSSSGKSSENVTRSRTFVCSRQGFRKDKKGAKEVKRPRPETRIGCPARMTIKITPSGKYRVTEFIGEHNHQPAPPSTTHMLRSQRITIELQAAEADLSDDSATTPKTTGETAPRPIGGPRNVRFLPADYKNNLRSKRMKAMQMGDAGSVLKYLQSMQLDDPAFFYSIQVDEDDKLTNIFWADSKSIMDFNYFGDVVCLDMTYKINGYGRPLAPFLGMNHHKQTTIFGAALLYDESVESFKWLFETFKIGMRGKQPKTLLTDPFMPIINAVAVVWPGTSHRHCVWHVYQNAVKHLNHVFQGSKTFSKDFSKCIYDYEEEEDFLLAWRAMLEKYDLRNNEWLLKLFEDRDKWALPYGRDIFCADMKSSLQTESLSGVLKKFLSPQLDLLSFFKHYERVLDEHRYAELQADFHASQSFPRIPPSKLLRQAANVYTPVIFEVFRKEFEMFMDCMLFSCGEVETISEYKVVVTEKPREHYVRFDSRDCSAYCSCKKFEFTGIQCCHVLKVLDFRNIKELPPKYYLKRWKKDAKSGSEGGNRVIATDSDPKSPTSSSLSVPVPSYTQQQGFHGMSHFGQDSSVSDLHQDSFQANTQLNQVVAQTHGPWSLVTRANSS is encoded by the exons ATGCAGTTCGAGCAGGATCAGGACCTTGAGGTCCACGACAATACTGGCGACGATCGGTCAGAGGTTCCTCCCAG ATGCATCCGGTGTGGCATCAGTGCAAATGCAACACCACATATGCGCCGTGGGCCTGAGGGACCAAGGACTCTTTGTAATGCATGTGGGATTGCTTGGACAAAG AATTTGTATAAACAGGGGAAATTGAGGAGAATGATCGACTCAAATAGCCCTGCATATGAGATCACAATGGCAAAATTGGTGCCAGAAATTGATATGGAATTTGAAAGCGAAGAGAAGGCATATGAGTTCTACAATAAGTATGCGGGGCATGTAGGTTTTAGTGTGAGAAAAAGTTCGTCAGGTAAATCATCTGAAAATGTTACTAGATCAAGAACTTTTGTTTGCTCAAGACAAGGTTTTCGCAAGGACAAAAAGGGAGCAAAAGAAGTAAAGAGACCCAGGCCAGAAACAAGAATAGGATGCCCTGCACGAATGACCATTAAAATTACGCCAAGTGGTAAATACCGAGTGACAGAGTTTATTGGAGAGCACAATCATCAGCCAGCACCACCTTCAACAACCCACATGTTGAGGTCTCAAAGGATAACTATTGAGCTTCAAGCTGCTGAAGCAGATTTGTCTGATGATTCTGCAACAACTCCAAAAACTACCGGTGAGACTGCACCAAGGCCGATTGGTGGTCCTAGAAATGTTAGGTTTCTTCCTGCAGATTACAAGAATAATCTCCGATCAAAGCGTATGAAAGCCATGCAGATGGGTGATGCTGGATCTGTATTAAAGTATCTGCAGAGCATGCAACTTGATGACCCCGCTTTCTTCTATTCTATCCAGGTCGATGAGGATGATAAATTGACTAACATTTTCTGGGCAGATTCAAAATCCATAATGGACTTTAACTACTTTGGTGATGTTGTGTGCTTGGACATGACTTACAAAATAAATGGATATGGTAGGCCTTTGGCACCATTTCTTGGCATGAATCATCATAAGCAAACAACTATATTTGGTGCTGCATTACTGTATGATGAATCAGTGGAATCTTTCAAGTGGTTATTTGAGACTTTTAAAATTGGGATGCGTGGAAAGCAGCCAAAGACATTATTGACGGATCCATTTATGCCAATAATTAATGCTGTAGCTGTAGTCTGGCCAGGCACAAGTCATCGCCATTGTGTATGGCATGTCTACCAGAATGCTGTTAAACATCTTAATCATGTATTCCAAGGTTCAAAAACTTTCTCAAAGGATTTTAGTAAATGTATTTATGATTATGAGGAAGAGGAGGACTTCTTATTAGCATGGAGAGCAATGTTGGAGAAATACGACCTTAGGAACAATGAATGGTTACTAAAGTTATTTGAAGATAGGGACAAATGGGCTTTACCTTATGGCCGAGACATATTTTGTGCTGACATGAAGAGCAGTCTACAGACTGAAAGCTTGAGTGGTGTGCTAAAGAAGTTTTTGAGTCCTCAGTTAGATCTTCTATCATTTTTTAAGCACTATGAGAGGGTGTTAGATGAGCATCGCTATGCAGAACTACAAGCTGATTTTCATGCAAGTCAAAGCTTTCCAAGAATACCTCCTTCAAAGTTGCTCAGACAAGCTGCTAATGTATACACGCCTGTGATCTTTGAAGTCTTTAGAAAAGAATTTGAGATGTTCATGGATTGTATGTTGTTTAGTTGCGGTGAGGTTGAGACAATATCTGAGTACAAAGTTGTTGTCACAGAGAAACCCAGAGAACACTATGTTAGATTTGACTCCAGAGATTGTTCTGCGTACTGCAGCTGTAAAAAGTTTGAGTTTACGGGGATTCAGTGTTGTCATGTATTAAAGGTGCTTGACTTCAGAAATATCAAAGAGTTACCTCCAAAGTACTACCTGAAGAGGTGGAAAAAAGATGCCAAGTCTGGAAGTGAAGGTGGCAATCGGGTGATTGCAACTGATAGTGATCCCAAGTCCCCCACAAGCTCATCCCTGAGTGTTCCAGTGCCATCCTACACGCAACAGCAGGGTTTTCATGGCATGAGTCATTTTGGTCAA GATTCATCAGTCTCAGATTTGCATCAAGACTCATTTCAGGCTAACACTCAGTTAAATCAG GTTGTTGCACAGACTCATGGGCCATGGTCTTTGGTAACAAGAGCAAATTCTTCCTAG
- the LOC135583613 gene encoding protein FAR1-RELATED SEQUENCE 5-like isoform X3, which produces MRRGPEGPRTLCNACGIAWTKNLYKQGKLRRMIDSNSPAYEITMAKLVPEIDMEFESEEKAYEFYNKYAGHVGFSVRKSSSGKSSENVTRSRTFVCSRQGFRKDKKGAKEVKRPRPETRIGCPARMTIKITPSGKYRVTEFIGEHNHQPAPPSTTHMLRSQRITIELQAAEADLSDDSATTPKTTGETAPRPIGGPRNVRFLPADYKNNLRSKRMKAMQMGDAGSVLKYLQSMQLDDPAFFYSIQVDEDDKLTNIFWADSKSIMDFNYFGDVVCLDMTYKINGYGRPLAPFLGMNHHKQTTIFGAALLYDESVESFKWLFETFKIGMRGKQPKTLLTDPFMPIINAVAVVWPGTSHRHCVWHVYQNAVKHLNHVFQGSKTFSKDFSKCIYDYEEEEDFLLAWRAMLEKYDLRNNEWLLKLFEDRDKWALPYGRDIFCADMKSSLQTESLSGVLKKFLSPQLDLLSFFKHYERVLDEHRYAELQADFHASQSFPRIPPSKLLRQAANVYTPVIFEVFRKEFEMFMDCMLFSCGEVETISEYKVVVTEKPREHYVRFDSRDCSAYCSCKKFEFTGIQCCHVLKVLDFRNIKELPPKYYLKRWKKDAKSGSEGGNRVIATDSDPKSPTSSSLSVPVPSYTQQQGFHGMSHFGQDSSVSDLHQDSFQANTQLNQVVAQTHGPWSLVTRANSS; this is translated from the exons ATGCGCCGTGGGCCTGAGGGACCAAGGACTCTTTGTAATGCATGTGGGATTGCTTGGACAAAG AATTTGTATAAACAGGGGAAATTGAGGAGAATGATCGACTCAAATAGCCCTGCATATGAGATCACAATGGCAAAATTGGTGCCAGAAATTGATATGGAATTTGAAAGCGAAGAGAAGGCATATGAGTTCTACAATAAGTATGCGGGGCATGTAGGTTTTAGTGTGAGAAAAAGTTCGTCAGGTAAATCATCTGAAAATGTTACTAGATCAAGAACTTTTGTTTGCTCAAGACAAGGTTTTCGCAAGGACAAAAAGGGAGCAAAAGAAGTAAAGAGACCCAGGCCAGAAACAAGAATAGGATGCCCTGCACGAATGACCATTAAAATTACGCCAAGTGGTAAATACCGAGTGACAGAGTTTATTGGAGAGCACAATCATCAGCCAGCACCACCTTCAACAACCCACATGTTGAGGTCTCAAAGGATAACTATTGAGCTTCAAGCTGCTGAAGCAGATTTGTCTGATGATTCTGCAACAACTCCAAAAACTACCGGTGAGACTGCACCAAGGCCGATTGGTGGTCCTAGAAATGTTAGGTTTCTTCCTGCAGATTACAAGAATAATCTCCGATCAAAGCGTATGAAAGCCATGCAGATGGGTGATGCTGGATCTGTATTAAAGTATCTGCAGAGCATGCAACTTGATGACCCCGCTTTCTTCTATTCTATCCAGGTCGATGAGGATGATAAATTGACTAACATTTTCTGGGCAGATTCAAAATCCATAATGGACTTTAACTACTTTGGTGATGTTGTGTGCTTGGACATGACTTACAAAATAAATGGATATGGTAGGCCTTTGGCACCATTTCTTGGCATGAATCATCATAAGCAAACAACTATATTTGGTGCTGCATTACTGTATGATGAATCAGTGGAATCTTTCAAGTGGTTATTTGAGACTTTTAAAATTGGGATGCGTGGAAAGCAGCCAAAGACATTATTGACGGATCCATTTATGCCAATAATTAATGCTGTAGCTGTAGTCTGGCCAGGCACAAGTCATCGCCATTGTGTATGGCATGTCTACCAGAATGCTGTTAAACATCTTAATCATGTATTCCAAGGTTCAAAAACTTTCTCAAAGGATTTTAGTAAATGTATTTATGATTATGAGGAAGAGGAGGACTTCTTATTAGCATGGAGAGCAATGTTGGAGAAATACGACCTTAGGAACAATGAATGGTTACTAAAGTTATTTGAAGATAGGGACAAATGGGCTTTACCTTATGGCCGAGACATATTTTGTGCTGACATGAAGAGCAGTCTACAGACTGAAAGCTTGAGTGGTGTGCTAAAGAAGTTTTTGAGTCCTCAGTTAGATCTTCTATCATTTTTTAAGCACTATGAGAGGGTGTTAGATGAGCATCGCTATGCAGAACTACAAGCTGATTTTCATGCAAGTCAAAGCTTTCCAAGAATACCTCCTTCAAAGTTGCTCAGACAAGCTGCTAATGTATACACGCCTGTGATCTTTGAAGTCTTTAGAAAAGAATTTGAGATGTTCATGGATTGTATGTTGTTTAGTTGCGGTGAGGTTGAGACAATATCTGAGTACAAAGTTGTTGTCACAGAGAAACCCAGAGAACACTATGTTAGATTTGACTCCAGAGATTGTTCTGCGTACTGCAGCTGTAAAAAGTTTGAGTTTACGGGGATTCAGTGTTGTCATGTATTAAAGGTGCTTGACTTCAGAAATATCAAAGAGTTACCTCCAAAGTACTACCTGAAGAGGTGGAAAAAAGATGCCAAGTCTGGAAGTGAAGGTGGCAATCGGGTGATTGCAACTGATAGTGATCCCAAGTCCCCCACAAGCTCATCCCTGAGTGTTCCAGTGCCATCCTACACGCAACAGCAGGGTTTTCATGGCATGAGTCATTTTGGTCAA GATTCATCAGTCTCAGATTTGCATCAAGACTCATTTCAGGCTAACACTCAGTTAAATCAG GTTGTTGCACAGACTCATGGGCCATGGTCTTTGGTAACAAGAGCAAATTCTTCCTAG
- the LOC135583613 gene encoding protein FAR1-RELATED SEQUENCE 5-like isoform X2 has product MQFEQDQDLEVHDNTGDDRSEVPPRCIRCGISANATPHMRRGPEGPRTLCNACGIAWTKGKLRRMIDSNSPAYEITMAKLVPEIDMEFESEEKAYEFYNKYAGHVGFSVRKSSSGKSSENVTRSRTFVCSRQGFRKDKKGAKEVKRPRPETRIGCPARMTIKITPSGKYRVTEFIGEHNHQPAPPSTTHMLRSQRITIELQAAEADLSDDSATTPKTTGETAPRPIGGPRNVRFLPADYKNNLRSKRMKAMQMGDAGSVLKYLQSMQLDDPAFFYSIQVDEDDKLTNIFWADSKSIMDFNYFGDVVCLDMTYKINGYGRPLAPFLGMNHHKQTTIFGAALLYDESVESFKWLFETFKIGMRGKQPKTLLTDPFMPIINAVAVVWPGTSHRHCVWHVYQNAVKHLNHVFQGSKTFSKDFSKCIYDYEEEEDFLLAWRAMLEKYDLRNNEWLLKLFEDRDKWALPYGRDIFCADMKSSLQTESLSGVLKKFLSPQLDLLSFFKHYERVLDEHRYAELQADFHASQSFPRIPPSKLLRQAANVYTPVIFEVFRKEFEMFMDCMLFSCGEVETISEYKVVVTEKPREHYVRFDSRDCSAYCSCKKFEFTGIQCCHVLKVLDFRNIKELPPKYYLKRWKKDAKSGSEGGNRVIATDSDPKSPTSSSLSVPVPSYTQQQGFHGMSHFGQDSSVSDLHQDSFQANTQLNQVVAQTHGPWSLVTRANSS; this is encoded by the exons ATGCAGTTCGAGCAGGATCAGGACCTTGAGGTCCACGACAATACTGGCGACGATCGGTCAGAGGTTCCTCCCAG ATGCATCCGGTGTGGCATCAGTGCAAATGCAACACCACATATGCGCCGTGGGCCTGAGGGACCAAGGACTCTTTGTAATGCATGTGGGATTGCTTGGACAAAG GGGAAATTGAGGAGAATGATCGACTCAAATAGCCCTGCATATGAGATCACAATGGCAAAATTGGTGCCAGAAATTGATATGGAATTTGAAAGCGAAGAGAAGGCATATGAGTTCTACAATAAGTATGCGGGGCATGTAGGTTTTAGTGTGAGAAAAAGTTCGTCAGGTAAATCATCTGAAAATGTTACTAGATCAAGAACTTTTGTTTGCTCAAGACAAGGTTTTCGCAAGGACAAAAAGGGAGCAAAAGAAGTAAAGAGACCCAGGCCAGAAACAAGAATAGGATGCCCTGCACGAATGACCATTAAAATTACGCCAAGTGGTAAATACCGAGTGACAGAGTTTATTGGAGAGCACAATCATCAGCCAGCACCACCTTCAACAACCCACATGTTGAGGTCTCAAAGGATAACTATTGAGCTTCAAGCTGCTGAAGCAGATTTGTCTGATGATTCTGCAACAACTCCAAAAACTACCGGTGAGACTGCACCAAGGCCGATTGGTGGTCCTAGAAATGTTAGGTTTCTTCCTGCAGATTACAAGAATAATCTCCGATCAAAGCGTATGAAAGCCATGCAGATGGGTGATGCTGGATCTGTATTAAAGTATCTGCAGAGCATGCAACTTGATGACCCCGCTTTCTTCTATTCTATCCAGGTCGATGAGGATGATAAATTGACTAACATTTTCTGGGCAGATTCAAAATCCATAATGGACTTTAACTACTTTGGTGATGTTGTGTGCTTGGACATGACTTACAAAATAAATGGATATGGTAGGCCTTTGGCACCATTTCTTGGCATGAATCATCATAAGCAAACAACTATATTTGGTGCTGCATTACTGTATGATGAATCAGTGGAATCTTTCAAGTGGTTATTTGAGACTTTTAAAATTGGGATGCGTGGAAAGCAGCCAAAGACATTATTGACGGATCCATTTATGCCAATAATTAATGCTGTAGCTGTAGTCTGGCCAGGCACAAGTCATCGCCATTGTGTATGGCATGTCTACCAGAATGCTGTTAAACATCTTAATCATGTATTCCAAGGTTCAAAAACTTTCTCAAAGGATTTTAGTAAATGTATTTATGATTATGAGGAAGAGGAGGACTTCTTATTAGCATGGAGAGCAATGTTGGAGAAATACGACCTTAGGAACAATGAATGGTTACTAAAGTTATTTGAAGATAGGGACAAATGGGCTTTACCTTATGGCCGAGACATATTTTGTGCTGACATGAAGAGCAGTCTACAGACTGAAAGCTTGAGTGGTGTGCTAAAGAAGTTTTTGAGTCCTCAGTTAGATCTTCTATCATTTTTTAAGCACTATGAGAGGGTGTTAGATGAGCATCGCTATGCAGAACTACAAGCTGATTTTCATGCAAGTCAAAGCTTTCCAAGAATACCTCCTTCAAAGTTGCTCAGACAAGCTGCTAATGTATACACGCCTGTGATCTTTGAAGTCTTTAGAAAAGAATTTGAGATGTTCATGGATTGTATGTTGTTTAGTTGCGGTGAGGTTGAGACAATATCTGAGTACAAAGTTGTTGTCACAGAGAAACCCAGAGAACACTATGTTAGATTTGACTCCAGAGATTGTTCTGCGTACTGCAGCTGTAAAAAGTTTGAGTTTACGGGGATTCAGTGTTGTCATGTATTAAAGGTGCTTGACTTCAGAAATATCAAAGAGTTACCTCCAAAGTACTACCTGAAGAGGTGGAAAAAAGATGCCAAGTCTGGAAGTGAAGGTGGCAATCGGGTGATTGCAACTGATAGTGATCCCAAGTCCCCCACAAGCTCATCCCTGAGTGTTCCAGTGCCATCCTACACGCAACAGCAGGGTTTTCATGGCATGAGTCATTTTGGTCAA GATTCATCAGTCTCAGATTTGCATCAAGACTCATTTCAGGCTAACACTCAGTTAAATCAG GTTGTTGCACAGACTCATGGGCCATGGTCTTTGGTAACAAGAGCAAATTCTTCCTAG